A part of Paenibacillus donghaensis genomic DNA contains:
- a CDS encoding cache domain-containing sensor histidine kinase: MYSRIITLMNNLRLRTKLFLSFGCVALIPVLIAGVFLTSELRNIAMGNALEQITANVDRVKKRTGEMLGVPLDIAYRLSNDSRLEEAANYRYMSVYDVVEAYWNYPDFREFVRLYNEISSIRLYIDNPTVLDNWEFLQTDEQVTQEQWYRTAIAQRSLVCWNYIRDNRNGQYYLSLIRKVDFLNQRTTGVLVVNVNTDKLNDILNQETFETLIVDENDNIVASNREDHLGKTLGDINFRPVTSAAGQGPYDVTIDGKAFKTLIDDWHPGGSLNSLRIISIFSVESIVEEPNRIISLASLVIISALIMAILLIYYFSRLLTGRMLHLSKHISKVGSGNLGAMLVIDGTDEIGQLARQFNHMVRNINDLMSEVQETNRQKNAIELKQNEIKFKMMASQINPHFLFNALESIRMKAHVRGQADISQVVRLLGKMMRKNLEVGNGMISLQSELETVNCYLVIQKFRYDDRLSYELHVDPKANPVQIPPLIIQPLVENCVIHGLENRIDGGMVRVDIRLEEEQLKVQVSDNGTGMTKARTQEIREMLENKDDYETNNIGMRNVHLRLKLTYGPQCGLTLASQSGFGTQISFAIPLRRDSYV; this comes from the coding sequence GTGTATTCCCGCATTATCACCTTAATGAATAATCTGAGGCTTAGGACCAAGCTCTTCCTGTCATTCGGCTGTGTCGCCCTGATTCCGGTGTTGATTGCAGGGGTGTTTCTGACTAGTGAACTGCGGAATATAGCGATGGGCAATGCGTTGGAGCAGATTACAGCCAATGTGGACCGGGTCAAAAAAAGGACCGGCGAGATGCTGGGCGTCCCGCTCGACATCGCTTACCGGCTGTCCAATGACAGCCGTCTGGAGGAGGCCGCCAATTACCGCTATATGTCAGTATATGATGTTGTGGAAGCTTATTGGAACTACCCTGATTTCCGTGAATTTGTCCGGCTGTACAACGAAATCTCCAGCATCCGCCTCTATATAGACAACCCGACGGTTCTGGACAACTGGGAGTTTCTGCAGACGGATGAGCAGGTCACACAGGAGCAGTGGTACCGAACAGCAATCGCCCAGAGGAGTCTGGTCTGCTGGAATTATATCCGGGATAACCGCAATGGGCAGTATTATCTCAGCCTGATCCGCAAAGTGGATTTCCTGAATCAGCGTACCACCGGTGTGCTGGTGGTGAATGTGAATACGGATAAACTCAATGATATCCTGAACCAGGAGACCTTTGAAACCCTGATTGTGGATGAGAACGACAATATTGTGGCTTCAAACCGAGAAGACCATTTGGGCAAAACGCTGGGCGATATTAACTTCAGGCCTGTAACCTCCGCCGCCGGGCAAGGTCCCTACGATGTAACGATTGACGGCAAAGCCTTCAAAACACTGATTGATGACTGGCATCCCGGGGGAAGCCTGAACAGTCTGCGCATCATCTCCATCTTCTCAGTGGAAAGTATCGTGGAGGAGCCCAACCGGATCATCTCACTGGCTTCTTTGGTGATTATTTCCGCATTAATTATGGCTATTCTGCTTATCTACTATTTCTCACGGCTGCTCACCGGACGGATGCTGCACTTAAGCAAACATATCTCCAAGGTCGGTTCCGGGAATTTGGGGGCTATGCTCGTTATTGACGGTACAGATGAGATCGGCCAGCTCGCGAGACAGTTCAATCATATGGTACGGAACATTAACGACCTGATGAGCGAGGTGCAGGAAACCAACCGCCAAAAAAATGCCATCGAGCTGAAGCAGAATGAGATTAAATTCAAAATGATGGCCAGCCAGATCAACCCCCATTTTCTCTTCAATGCGCTGGAGTCCATTCGGATGAAGGCTCATGTCAGGGGCCAGGCCGATATTTCCCAAGTTGTGCGGCTGCTGGGTAAAATGATGCGTAAAAACCTGGAGGTTGGCAATGGGATGATTAGCCTGCAAAGTGAGCTGGAGACCGTAAACTGCTACCTGGTCATCCAGAAATTCCGCTATGATGACAGGCTTTCCTATGAGCTTCATGTGGACCCTAAGGCCAATCCCGTTCAGATTCCACCCCTGATTATTCAGCCGCTGGTGGAGAATTGTGTCATCCATGGGCTGGAGAACCGGATAGACGGCGGCATGGTCCGGGTGGATATCCGCCTTGAAGAGGAACAGCTCAAAGTCCAGGTCTCCGATAATGGAACAGGCATGACGAAAGCGCGGACCCAAGAAATCCGGGAGATGCTGGAGAACAAGGATGACTATGAAACCAACAATATCGGGATGCGCAATGTTCATTTGCGGCTCAAGCTGACCTACGGTCCGCAGTGCGGCCTCACCCTGGCAAGTCAAAGCGGATTCGGAACGCAGATCAGCTTCGCGATCCCCCTGAGGAGAGATTCTTATGTATAG
- a CDS encoding glycoside hydrolase family 2 TIM barrel-domain containing protein, which translates to MISLEGEWKLQLDMGKQGLLLPYSDVITLPGTTSHARKGPMNEEVLVSALTDEYRFEGHAWYSKEIVIPEELAGTTCYLYLERTRLTTLWLDGQEVGSRNSLNTAHIYELTGKLRAGTQTLTIRVDNTDYPTKGGHLTSPDTQTNWNGITGRIELQFYSESYLSGIWLEPDLSARSVRITATLEGTADGTFAVSASSFNSLTPHSVPEREFTISPGEFTIDYQLDMDALLWSETAPNLYNISLVLKDREGETVDRNEQVFGLSEFKTDGDKFTINGEKTFLRGKHDGLIFPLTGYAPTDVEEWLRILGISKSYGINHYRFHTCCPPEAAFTAADMLGIYMEPELPFWGTITEPTDEGHNQAEQDYLVSEGYAILQAFGNHPSFVMMSLGNELWGSRTKIDSILRDYKAFDDRHLYTQGSNNHQWVPEVLEHEDFFCGVRFSRERLFRGSYAMCDAPLGHVQTDLPGTMKDYDDQIVPPELQNENSVDAEAGGTIQIQYGTEAKTVQLGGTSGEWIPKIPVISHEIGQYATYPNYEEIGKYNGPLQAENFKIFRERLESNGLGHLAAQYFESSGQLAVACYKEELEAAFRSRRLAGFQLLDLQDFSGQGTALVGILDAFMDSKGMITPEEWRTFCSDAVLMARFPKYNYVAGERFSASVELSWFRSGTPGTLELHWELTAPGGILAEGTAEADVPAGTNYIDICQLAIDLPAVGSMTQAALNLKIAGTDIRKSYDLWIYPEKSGAGLGGIRVFEELSDEAFVLLEQGENVLLMPKPESLHNAVEGFYSTDFWCYPMFRSISESMNKPVPVGTMGLLIDNSHPVFRDFPCEQHSTYPWWSIIQNSKSIILDGTSREWSPIVQTIDNFERNHKLGFLFECRVGAGKLLVCALDAGKAGETPEGKQFLSSLAGYMTSKEFKPQVEASRAELLQLIQ; encoded by the coding sequence ATGATCAGCCTTGAAGGCGAATGGAAGTTGCAATTGGATATGGGGAAGCAGGGGCTGCTGCTGCCTTATTCAGATGTCATTACTTTACCGGGCACGACATCACACGCCCGCAAGGGACCGATGAATGAAGAGGTCTTGGTAAGCGCATTGACAGATGAATACCGGTTTGAAGGGCATGCCTGGTATTCGAAGGAGATCGTTATTCCGGAGGAGCTTGCCGGGACGACATGTTATCTATATCTGGAACGAACACGGCTTACGACGCTCTGGCTGGATGGCCAAGAGGTTGGCAGCCGTAACAGCCTGAACACAGCCCATATTTACGAATTGACCGGCAAGCTCCGGGCAGGCACTCAGACACTCACCATCCGCGTCGACAATACCGACTATCCAACCAAAGGCGGACATCTAACTTCGCCGGATACCCAGACCAACTGGAATGGAATCACCGGGCGCATCGAACTTCAATTCTACAGCGAGTCGTATTTGAGCGGAATCTGGCTTGAGCCTGATCTGTCTGCCCGATCGGTCCGAATCACTGCAACTCTGGAAGGAACGGCTGATGGCACTTTCGCTGTGTCGGCCTCAAGCTTCAACAGCCTGACCCCACATTCCGTACCCGAGCGGGAGTTCACAATCTCCCCCGGAGAGTTCACCATCGACTATCAATTGGATATGGATGCGCTGCTCTGGAGTGAAACCGCACCCAATCTCTATAACATTAGCCTTGTCCTGAAAGATAGAGAAGGTGAAACAGTAGACCGAAATGAGCAGGTCTTCGGCTTAAGTGAATTTAAAACGGACGGCGACAAGTTTACGATCAACGGGGAGAAGACCTTTCTGCGCGGCAAACATGATGGCCTGATCTTCCCTTTAACCGGGTATGCTCCCACTGACGTAGAAGAATGGCTGAGAATACTAGGGATCTCCAAGTCCTATGGCATCAATCATTACCGTTTCCACACCTGCTGCCCGCCGGAAGCAGCCTTTACCGCTGCGGACATGCTCGGCATCTACATGGAGCCGGAGCTTCCGTTCTGGGGAACGATTACGGAACCAACCGACGAGGGTCATAACCAGGCGGAGCAAGACTATCTGGTCAGCGAAGGATATGCCATTCTGCAGGCGTTCGGCAATCACCCGTCATTCGTGATGATGTCGCTCGGCAACGAGCTGTGGGGCAGCAGAACCAAGATCGATTCCATTCTGAGAGACTATAAAGCATTTGACGACAGGCATCTGTATACACAGGGCTCCAATAACCACCAATGGGTACCGGAAGTTCTGGAGCATGAAGACTTCTTCTGCGGAGTGCGTTTTTCCAGAGAACGGTTATTCAGAGGCTCTTATGCTATGTGTGACGCACCGTTGGGTCATGTCCAGACGGATCTGCCGGGTACGATGAAGGATTATGACGATCAGATCGTTCCTCCGGAGCTACAGAACGAGAATTCCGTAGACGCAGAGGCTGGGGGCACCATCCAAATCCAGTACGGCACCGAAGCCAAGACGGTGCAGCTGGGGGGTACGTCCGGGGAATGGATTCCGAAGATCCCTGTAATCTCTCATGAGATTGGACAGTACGCAACCTATCCGAATTATGAGGAGATTGGCAAATACAACGGTCCGCTCCAAGCCGAGAATTTCAAAATCTTCCGTGAACGTCTGGAAAGCAACGGACTGGGCCACCTCGCGGCCCAATATTTCGAAAGCTCGGGACAGCTGGCGGTAGCCTGTTACAAAGAGGAGCTGGAAGCAGCCTTCCGCTCCCGTAGACTTGCCGGCTTCCAGTTGCTGGATCTGCAGGATTTCAGCGGGCAGGGAACAGCCTTGGTTGGCATCCTGGATGCCTTCATGGATTCCAAGGGAATGATCACACCGGAGGAATGGCGCACCTTCTGCAGCGATGCCGTCCTGATGGCAAGATTCCCGAAATATAACTATGTCGCTGGAGAACGCTTCAGCGCCAGTGTCGAACTGAGCTGGTTCCGGAGCGGGACTCCGGGTACTCTAGAGCTTCACTGGGAATTGACAGCACCCGGCGGAATACTGGCGGAAGGCACAGCCGAAGCGGATGTGCCAGCAGGGACTAATTACATCGATATCTGTCAACTTGCTATCGATCTTCCTGCTGTTGGGAGCATGACCCAAGCCGCACTTAACCTGAAGATCGCAGGTACAGATATCCGCAAGAGCTACGACCTGTGGATTTATCCGGAGAAGAGCGGCGCCGGGCTTGGGGGCATCCGCGTCTTCGAAGAGCTGTCCGATGAGGCGTTTGTGCTGCTGGAGCAAGGTGAGAATGTACTGCTCATGCCGAAACCGGAGTCGCTGCACAACGCTGTGGAAGGCTTTTATAGTACGGATTTCTGGTGTTACCCGATGTTCCGGTCTATCTCCGAGAGCATGAACAAGCCGGTGCCTGTCGGCACCATGGGGCTTCTGATCGACAACAGCCATCCTGTGTTCCGTGACTTCCCGTGCGAGCAACATTCCACTTACCCTTGGTGGAGTATTATTCAGAACTCGAAATCGATCATCCTGGACGGAACCAGCCGGGAATGGAGTCCAATTGTGCAGACGATCGACAACTTTGAACGCAATCATAAGCTGGGCTTCCTGTTTGAGTGCCGCGTAGGCGCTGGCAAGCTGCTGGTCTGCGCCCTGGATGCCGGTAAAGCAGGCGAAACGCCTGAAGGCAAGCAGTTCCTGTCAAGCCTGGCCGGTTATATGACATCCAAGGAATTCAAGCCGCAGGTTGAAGCAAGCAGAGCAGAGCTTCTTCAGCTCATTCAATAA
- a CDS encoding TetR/AcrR family transcriptional regulator, giving the protein MTKVDRRIRKSQEAIKTAVIELMTEKNFDDITLQDISDRADVSRGTIYLHYVDKYDLLNKLIDGHMNELQEICKSVADLEWKDSIIPWFKYLERNYLFFSTMLASKGAAQFRNRLVEYLTEDFKEEVQLSKVRNSINEDIILQYVVMSYVGVVEWWIKNGMPHPPEVMSEQLGFLIEMNLG; this is encoded by the coding sequence GTGACTAAAGTGGATAGAAGAATCAGAAAATCTCAAGAAGCCATAAAAACAGCTGTCATTGAACTGATGACTGAAAAAAATTTCGATGATATCACTCTACAGGATATTTCCGACAGGGCAGATGTAAGCAGAGGAACGATTTATCTTCATTACGTGGATAAGTATGATCTATTAAATAAACTGATTGATGGGCATATGAATGAATTACAGGAAATTTGCAAATCGGTTGCGGATCTGGAATGGAAGGACTCTATTATTCCTTGGTTTAAATATTTGGAAAGAAATTATTTGTTTTTCTCGACGATGTTAGCCAGTAAGGGAGCTGCACAATTCCGCAACCGGTTAGTTGAATATCTCACTGAGGATTTCAAAGAGGAAGTTCAATTGTCCAAAGTCAGAAATTCCATAAATGAAGATATAATTCTTCAGTATGTTGTTATGTCTTATGTAGGGGTAGTTGAGTGGTGGATCAAGAATGGGATGCCTCACCCACCAGAGGTTATGTCAGAACAACTAGGATTTTTGATTGAAATGAACCTGGGATAA
- a CDS encoding SDR family oxidoreductase, producing the protein MSNIQDKVVIITGASSGIGAAAAKELAAKGAKLVLAARREERLEQLQKEIQNDGGQAIYKVTDVTSHEQMEELAAYALKEFGKIDVLVNNAGIMPQAFLFKKKVDEWDKMIDVNIKGVLYAIAAVLPSMRERKSGHIINLSSVAGHNIYPGGTVYCGTKYAVKAISEGLRQEEAISGTNIRVTNVSPGAVSSELLETTTDAETKTGLDDFYKIAIDADSIARAITFAVEQPSDVAINEMIIRPTVQVG; encoded by the coding sequence ATGTCTAATATTCAAGATAAAGTTGTAATCATTACGGGGGCCTCAAGTGGAATTGGAGCTGCTGCTGCAAAAGAACTTGCAGCTAAAGGAGCCAAGCTGGTCCTTGCAGCACGTCGCGAAGAACGGCTTGAACAACTACAAAAAGAGATTCAGAATGATGGCGGACAAGCTATCTATAAAGTGACAGATGTTACTTCCCATGAACAAATGGAAGAACTGGCTGCTTATGCGCTCAAAGAGTTTGGGAAAATTGATGTATTAGTTAATAATGCCGGAATCATGCCACAAGCTTTTCTTTTCAAGAAGAAAGTGGATGAATGGGACAAGATGATTGACGTCAATATCAAAGGGGTCTTATATGCTATTGCTGCTGTACTTCCCTCTATGAGAGAACGTAAATCAGGTCATATTATTAATCTCTCGTCGGTAGCGGGTCATAACATTTACCCAGGCGGCACGGTATATTGTGGGACCAAATATGCAGTTAAAGCCATTTCTGAAGGTTTGCGTCAAGAAGAAGCCATCAGTGGTACAAATATCCGAGTTACCAATGTTTCTCCAGGGGCTGTCAGCAGCGAATTGTTAGAGACAACCACAGATGCAGAGACCAAAACTGGCTTAGATGATTTTTACAAAATAGCAATTGATGCAGACAGCATTGCTCGTGCCATCACATTTGCAGTGGAGCAGCCATCAGATGTAGCTATTAATGAAATGATTATTCGTCCGACAGTTCAAGTAGGTTAA
- a CDS encoding aldo/keto reductase, translating to MEYRTVGKTGIKVSSLCLGTMSFGATADEKTSKVMYNRCREVGINFFDTADVYSRGGSEEILGRCIAQERDNIILTTKVFWPTSSDVNAKGLSRRHIMQGVEDSLRRLKTDYIDFYFVHDFDASTPVEETLRALDDLQRQGKILYPAVSNWAAWQIGKASGISAKEQLARFELIQPMYSLVKRQAEVEILPMAESEQIGVITYSPLGAGLLTGKYGVDKRPEQGRLVEDARYGDRYGANENFVVAEAFTEYAQAHDMKPATLAVAWVMANPAVTAPIIGARNLNQLEDSLAAIDFEMTPEMYAEISSLSRTPAPATDRGEVLTGKWS from the coding sequence ATGGAATACCGTACGGTAGGGAAAACAGGCATTAAAGTCTCAAGTTTATGTTTGGGTACGATGTCTTTTGGTGCAACAGCGGATGAAAAAACTTCCAAAGTCATGTATAACCGTTGCCGGGAAGTTGGCATCAACTTCTTCGATACAGCCGATGTTTACAGTCGGGGAGGCTCTGAAGAAATTCTGGGCAGATGTATTGCGCAGGAGCGAGATAACATTATCTTAACGACAAAGGTTTTTTGGCCGACAAGCTCGGATGTTAATGCCAAAGGCTTGTCCAGACGTCACATTATGCAGGGTGTTGAAGACAGCTTACGGCGCTTAAAAACAGACTATATAGATTTTTATTTTGTGCATGACTTTGACGCAAGTACGCCAGTGGAAGAAACGCTGCGAGCCCTGGACGATTTGCAACGGCAAGGCAAGATTCTCTATCCGGCGGTAAGCAATTGGGCGGCATGGCAAATCGGCAAAGCTTCAGGCATTTCTGCAAAAGAACAACTGGCACGTTTTGAATTAATCCAACCGATGTATAGCCTGGTGAAACGTCAAGCTGAAGTGGAAATTTTGCCCATGGCGGAATCTGAGCAAATCGGGGTTATTACGTACAGTCCGCTTGGCGCTGGTTTATTGACTGGTAAGTATGGGGTGGACAAACGGCCTGAACAGGGCCGTCTTGTAGAGGATGCCCGCTACGGTGATCGTTACGGTGCCAATGAAAACTTTGTTGTCGCAGAAGCATTCACTGAATATGCGCAAGCGCATGATATGAAACCCGCAACGTTAGCGGTTGCTTGGGTAATGGCTAATCCTGCTGTTACTGCGCCAATCATTGGAGCGCGCAATCTAAACCAATTAGAGGATTCGTTAGCAGCTATCGATTTTGAAATGACACCCGAAATGTACGCTGAAATTTCCAGTTTGTCTAGGACACCTGCGCCGGCAACGGATCGGGGAGAGGTATTAACGGGCAAATGGTCGTAA
- a CDS encoding aldo/keto reductase: MQKRVLGENGLEVSALGLGCMGMSHGYGLASDKKEMISLIHAAIDRGVTFFDTAEIYGPFVNEELVGEALAPFKEKVVLATKFGIKMVDGKQVQDSRPQQIRQSVEGSLKRLRVEAIDLYYQHRVDPEIPIEEVAGVVKDLIQEGKVKHWGLSEAGVTTIRRAHGVHPLAAVQSEYSLWWRRPEEELVPALEELGIGFVPFSPLGKGYLTGKINAETKFEKSDFRNILPRFTQEALEANQVLIDLLQDLSKQKNTTLAQVALAWLLAQKPWIVPIPGTRKLNRLEENLKAATVELTPEELRAIDSATSKVSLIGDRYPEELEKRTGL, from the coding sequence ATGCAAAAACGTGTATTGGGGGAAAATGGCTTGGAGGTTTCGGCTCTTGGACTCGGTTGTATGGGAATGAGCCATGGTTATGGCCTCGCATCCGACAAAAAAGAGATGATCTCGTTAATCCATGCCGCGATAGATCGCGGTGTTACTTTTTTCGACACGGCTGAAATTTATGGTCCCTTTGTAAATGAGGAGTTAGTAGGTGAAGCACTTGCCCCCTTCAAGGAGAAGGTAGTCTTGGCTACCAAGTTTGGAATTAAAATGGTGGATGGCAAACAGGTACAGGATAGTAGACCGCAACAAATTAGGCAATCCGTAGAAGGCTCGCTCAAACGACTTCGAGTTGAAGCCATTGACCTATACTATCAACATCGTGTAGATCCTGAGATCCCAATTGAAGAAGTTGCGGGGGTAGTGAAAGATCTGATTCAGGAAGGTAAGGTGAAACACTGGGGGCTCTCTGAAGCAGGAGTTACAACGATTCGTCGTGCACACGGAGTGCATCCGCTGGCCGCAGTTCAAAGTGAATACTCCTTATGGTGGAGACGCCCGGAAGAGGAATTAGTACCTGCTTTGGAGGAACTGGGGATAGGCTTTGTGCCTTTCAGTCCATTGGGAAAAGGATACCTGACAGGAAAAATTAATGCAGAAACAAAATTTGAGAAAAGTGACTTCCGTAATATTCTTCCTCGATTTACACAAGAAGCGCTTGAAGCAAACCAAGTGTTGATTGATTTACTCCAGGATTTATCCAAACAAAAAAATACAACGCTTGCTCAGGTTGCTCTTGCCTGGCTGCTTGCTCAAAAACCATGGATTGTCCCAATCCCGGGTACGCGGAAATTAAATCGTCTAGAAGAAAACTTGAAAGCGGCTACTGTTGAACTGACACCTGAAGAGTTACGGGCTATTGATTCAGCAACTTCAAAGGTTTCTTTGATTGGAGACCGATACCCGGAAGAGTTAGAGAAAAGGACTGGTCTGTGA
- a CDS encoding response regulator transcription factor has protein sequence MTVLVVEDDLKLNQIICTYLSNSGYDAKGCLNPREAYDLMYNSLYDLIISDVMMPEIDGFEFAETVRAINKTIPILFVTARDDISSKQKGFRAGIDDYMVKPVNMDELVMRVGALLRRANIAHEKKLMVGSLMMDADDMTATLNGKEIPVTVREFNILYKMLSYPKHPFSRAQLMDEFWGVGSETSLRAVDVYIVKLRDKFSCCEDFKIMTVHGLGYKAVLQ, from the coding sequence ATGACTGTACTGGTTGTAGAGGATGACCTAAAGCTAAATCAAATTATTTGTACCTATCTTAGCAATAGCGGGTATGATGCCAAAGGGTGCTTGAACCCACGCGAGGCCTATGATTTAATGTATAACAGTCTGTACGACCTTATCATTTCAGACGTCATGATGCCGGAGATTGACGGTTTTGAATTTGCGGAAACGGTGAGGGCTATTAACAAGACTATCCCTATACTTTTTGTTACCGCTCGTGACGATATTTCCTCTAAACAAAAAGGGTTTCGTGCAGGGATTGACGACTATATGGTCAAACCAGTCAATATGGACGAGCTGGTCATGCGTGTGGGTGCTCTACTTCGACGGGCAAATATTGCCCACGAAAAGAAACTAATGGTAGGAAGTCTTATGATGGATGCTGATGATATGACCGCGACGCTGAACGGTAAGGAAATTCCTGTGACGGTAAGGGAATTCAACATACTCTACAAAATGCTTTCTTATCCCAAACATCCCTTTTCCCGTGCCCAGCTAATGGACGAGTTCTGGGGAGTTGGCAGCGAAACCAGTCTGCGTGCTGTGGATGTATATATTGTCAAACTTCGGGACAAATTCTCCTGCTGTGAGGATTTCAAGATCATGACGGTACATGGGCTTGGCTACAAGGCAGTGCTGCAATGA